The Rhodocytophaga rosea genome has a segment encoding these proteins:
- a CDS encoding P-loop NTPase fold protein, translated as MLATGELHSTQQSGEVISLEMTEVLGYKIPLSAFAGEVPSLQTWVQEGANKLFLLSAETYNKIRNLTPNAEAKRIYQEFSQTDFSTDSVNGKLVDQLNVSVDVNALASVITYAKIKPPLAIGLFGTWGSGKSFFMKLLREEVDRLAGSDNIGTYCKEVVHVWFNSWYYSDANLWASLITKIFEELKKKGAEKEQSLEDLYKKLNSAKELRQETISRQATLKGEINMLQGKADEISNDIRQNAGTLADISNNAIVSAVFNDTEAEKDINLIKQNLPHSLVKNIQQINENIISIGSTTKRFYDCIKIIWSFKHGKLWIALTTAVILFATPFLIQFLRTTNVEEVITKSTLITGTLLAITSHITIFILPLKNKIDMVHRRLVSLKQTVDVIESEEIAVKKELLVKVQIDIADREKKIQELQNDIDEIATGKKLSSFIESRVTDQRYINSLGIISWIRKDFEELGALLDVQAGIKKETQSEEKDSNLEKIKEKAKVLEVNRIMLYIDDLDRCNKETVVRVLEAIHLLLAFDLFVVVVGVDPRWVYNALQQSYTGFLSGEEEAKGKIPTLPDYFSRQATPFDYLEKIFQIPFLLKPINQSGREDLIAAQFAVPTSADKQQEKNGHQSSPNIEVGSGSQIKGQETVGTNMPTKSTLPPSNFSPKVEPTTDTGHMDKKTILLLKISQEEIDFMKSISELIGDSPRTIKRFTNIYRIIRVHTNLEIMGEPIETYCAVMIVLGIITGLPNDSNKLLMRIKQKKEGTLTDLVNEIDDIPTKLKICNTKKYKLPSSTEKLVGSISLATLRLNLDLVIRFSFRSYELTEEIFN; from the coding sequence TTGCTGGCGACTGGAGAGCTTCATAGCACTCAGCAATCTGGTGAAGTGATTAGCCTAGAGATGACAGAAGTGCTAGGATATAAAATTCCACTTTCTGCATTTGCCGGTGAAGTACCTTCTCTGCAGACATGGGTGCAGGAAGGTGCTAACAAGCTTTTTTTACTTTCTGCTGAAACCTACAACAAGATACGCAACTTGACACCCAATGCAGAAGCTAAGCGCATTTACCAGGAATTCTCACAGACTGATTTTTCTACCGACAGCGTGAACGGAAAACTCGTTGACCAATTGAACGTATCCGTTGATGTAAATGCCCTGGCCTCTGTGATCACCTATGCCAAAATAAAGCCACCACTGGCCATTGGCCTGTTTGGGACCTGGGGAAGCGGAAAAAGCTTTTTTATGAAGCTTCTGCGGGAAGAAGTTGACCGCCTTGCTGGCTCCGACAACATTGGCACTTATTGCAAAGAAGTAGTGCATGTATGGTTTAATAGTTGGTATTACTCGGATGCTAACCTTTGGGCAAGCTTGATTACCAAAATATTTGAGGAACTGAAAAAAAAAGGTGCTGAGAAAGAGCAGTCTTTGGAAGATTTGTACAAAAAGCTTAATTCAGCCAAAGAACTTCGCCAGGAGACAATTAGTCGGCAAGCGACCTTAAAAGGTGAAATTAATATGCTGCAAGGAAAAGCAGATGAGATAAGTAACGACATCCGGCAAAATGCTGGAACACTGGCTGATATTAGTAACAATGCCATAGTGAGCGCAGTGTTTAATGACACAGAAGCGGAAAAAGATATCAACCTAATTAAACAAAACTTGCCACATTCCTTGGTTAAGAATATTCAGCAAATCAATGAAAATATAATCAGTATTGGCTCTACAACTAAACGATTTTATGACTGTATTAAAATTATTTGGAGTTTCAAGCATGGCAAATTATGGATTGCCCTTACCACGGCAGTTATTTTGTTTGCTACTCCCTTCTTAATCCAATTCCTCAGGACAACAAATGTAGAAGAAGTGATTACAAAATCTACTTTGATCACTGGTACTTTGCTGGCCATCACGTCGCACATTACCATTTTCATCCTGCCCCTGAAAAACAAAATTGATATGGTTCACAGGAGATTGGTTTCTCTAAAACAAACTGTTGATGTGATTGAGAGCGAAGAAATAGCCGTTAAGAAGGAACTGCTTGTAAAAGTTCAAATTGACATTGCAGACCGTGAAAAGAAGATCCAAGAATTGCAAAATGATATTGATGAAATTGCAACGGGCAAAAAACTTTCTAGCTTTATTGAAAGCCGGGTAACCGATCAGAGATACATCAACAGCCTTGGCATTATTTCTTGGATTCGGAAAGATTTTGAAGAATTGGGTGCATTGCTTGATGTTCAAGCTGGAATCAAAAAAGAAACGCAATCGGAAGAGAAAGACAGTAACTTAGAAAAAATTAAAGAAAAAGCAAAAGTGCTGGAAGTGAACCGTATTATGCTTTACATCGATGACCTAGACCGGTGTAACAAAGAAACAGTTGTACGGGTATTAGAGGCTATCCACCTGCTGCTGGCTTTCGACCTATTTGTGGTGGTAGTGGGTGTTGACCCACGGTGGGTGTATAATGCCTTGCAGCAATCCTATACAGGATTTTTAAGTGGCGAAGAGGAAGCAAAAGGTAAAATACCCACACTACCTGATTACTTCAGCCGTCAGGCTACACCTTTCGACTACTTGGAAAAAATCTTTCAAATACCATTTTTGCTAAAGCCTATCAACCAATCCGGTAGGGAAGATTTGATTGCAGCGCAATTTGCAGTACCCACATCTGCAGATAAACAGCAGGAAAAAAATGGACATCAGTCAAGTCCCAATATAGAAGTTGGCAGTGGATCTCAAATCAAAGGACAAGAAACAGTTGGAACTAATATGCCTACCAAGTCAACACTTCCCCCATCAAATTTTAGTCCGAAAGTTGAACCAACCACTGACACAGGCCATATGGATAAAAAAACTATTTTGCTACTGAAAATTTCACAGGAAGAGATTGACTTTATGAAATCGATCTCCGAATTGATCGGTGACTCTCCTAGAACGATAAAGCGTTTTACAAATATTTACCGGATAATCCGTGTGCATACCAACCTGGAAATAATGGGAGAACCAATAGAAACTTATTGTGCTGTCATGATTGTGTTGGGAATTATTACTGGTTTACCAAACGACAGCAATAAATTACTGATGCGAATTAAACAGAAAAAGGAGGGCACATTAACGGATTTAGTAAATGAAATTGATGATATTCCTACAAAACTAAAAATTTGCAATACAAAAAAATACAAGCTTCCTTCCAGCACAGAAAAATTGGTAGGAAGCATTTCTTTGGCAACGTTACGGCTTAATCTTGATTTGGTTATTCGCTTCAGCTTTCGCAGTTACGAACTTACAGAAGAAATATTCAACTGA
- the yhhC gene encoding cyclophane-containing peptide 2OG-Fe(II) oxygenase YhhC, whose product MGNNHLFNNGMFYSIPFQYFIGSNLFSNKECKRILKWLQNDAVWRLHSEYFFDQYEAVIKLNDQLFSLKDLINFEWVDKIKVDLSLIFGCTFNDFFVISCRKYISTQEIGIHNDDSIQPSHETHRVVIYFNEGYRDEFGGHLVLFNSKNKKDIHKILRPLNNSYFGFATSKDSYHAVTRINQNVRYTINLSFWDSRYSNIEVELFDLISCNKKISSEKIYLFLIESGAKKTNHSSRDIYTHLVGTANILQKIDTNTDLVLAGLFHSIYGTSCFEALNFPLNRREKIIELIGSEAERISYLYCLIERKHLYVIFKNGSEQNVLLRNGQEDFITLDDLRNLFLLDCANSLEQYISIGSSFDEIKDDLSFYLSFKNLLSNNNQDKIKEEYLRLLNKTYESYKI is encoded by the coding sequence ATGGGCAATAATCATCTATTTAACAATGGGATGTTTTATTCTATTCCATTTCAGTATTTTATAGGATCCAATCTTTTTTCAAATAAAGAATGTAAAAGAATTTTAAAATGGTTGCAGAATGATGCTGTTTGGCGACTTCACTCAGAATACTTTTTTGATCAATACGAAGCAGTTATAAAACTTAATGATCAACTTTTTTCATTAAAGGATTTAATAAACTTTGAATGGGTTGATAAAATCAAAGTTGATTTATCACTTATATTTGGATGCACATTTAATGATTTTTTTGTGATAAGCTGTCGCAAATATATAAGTACCCAAGAAATTGGTATCCATAATGATGACTCTATTCAACCTTCTCATGAAACTCACAGAGTTGTTATTTACTTTAATGAAGGATATAGAGATGAGTTTGGAGGACATTTAGTTTTATTTAATTCAAAGAACAAAAAAGATATCCACAAAATTTTGAGGCCATTAAACAACTCTTATTTTGGATTTGCTACTTCAAAAGATTCATACCATGCAGTAACAAGAATCAACCAAAATGTCAGATATACGATTAATCTTAGTTTTTGGGATAGTAGATATTCAAATATTGAAGTTGAACTATTCGATTTAATTTCATGTAACAAGAAAATTTCAAGTGAAAAAATTTATCTTTTTCTAATAGAAAGCGGTGCAAAAAAAACAAATCATTCATCCAGAGATATTTATACTCATTTAGTAGGCACGGCAAATATATTACAAAAAATTGATACAAATACTGATCTTGTTTTAGCCGGATTGTTTCACAGTATTTATGGGACATCCTGTTTTGAGGCTTTAAATTTTCCACTTAATCGTAGAGAAAAAATTATAGAACTTATTGGTTCAGAAGCAGAAAGAATATCATATTTATATTGTTTGATTGAGAGAAAACATTTATATGTCATCTTTAAAAATGGAAGTGAGCAAAATGTATTGTTGAGGAATGGACAAGAAGATTTTATAACATTAGATGATCTTAGAAATTTGTTTCTTCTTGATTGCGCAAACTCCTTAGAGCAATATATAAGTATTGGAAGTTCGTTTGATGAGATCAAAGATGACCTTTCATTTTATCTAAGTTTTAAGAATTTATTGAGCAATAACAATCAAGATAAAATTAAAGAAGAATATTTGAGATTGCTTAATAAAACATATGAAAGTTACAAAATATGA
- a CDS encoding radical SAM protein yields the protein MAPAFSVLPFTNTFLNQVMSLIRPFNYILLKLASTCNINCSYCYWFRDETVLTKSKILSEEAETNLLAALGRHLKKYKLRDFSILLHGGEPLLFGKKRFIKLCKKLNEVTQENHCKLFLSITTNGILIDDEWCSIFNQFNIRVTVSIDGPPSVHDSRRLDFKDKGTSKQVIESFFLLRKHNIQTGVLGVCKPDTDPVVFRNFYVNELKVSSFDILVPDATHEDNPEKISTFYKSLFDIWLSEFSSVNLRIRFIETIVKGIMGYRSTSESIGYRPVSTITILTDGSIEPLDVFRIAGNASTNTGLNVSRDDIQDLSSHPLWLEIRNASLNLHSTCKNCEFHDACGGGIFHQDGLI from the coding sequence TTGGCACCTGCTTTTTCTGTTTTGCCTTTTACAAACACGTTCTTAAATCAAGTTATGTCATTGATCAGGCCATTTAATTATATTTTACTAAAATTAGCTAGTACATGTAATATTAATTGTAGCTATTGTTACTGGTTTCGAGATGAAACGGTCCTTACTAAAAGCAAAATATTAAGTGAAGAAGCTGAAACAAATCTATTGGCTGCGTTAGGAAGGCATTTAAAAAAATATAAACTAAGGGACTTTAGCATATTATTACATGGAGGTGAACCCTTACTTTTTGGAAAGAAGAGATTCATTAAATTATGTAAAAAACTCAATGAAGTCACTCAAGAAAATCACTGCAAACTATTTTTAAGTATTACTACCAATGGAATCTTAATAGACGATGAATGGTGCTCAATTTTTAATCAGTTTAATATCAGAGTAACTGTTAGTATTGATGGTCCACCTTCAGTACACGATTCAAGGAGACTTGATTTCAAAGATAAAGGCACTAGTAAACAAGTCATAGAATCATTTTTTTTATTAAGAAAACATAATATTCAGACAGGGGTTTTGGGTGTTTGTAAACCAGATACTGATCCAGTTGTGTTTAGAAATTTCTATGTAAATGAACTTAAAGTAAGTAGTTTTGATATCTTAGTTCCGGATGCAACACATGAAGACAATCCCGAGAAAATTTCTACTTTTTATAAGTCACTCTTTGATATTTGGCTATCAGAGTTTTCATCAGTTAATTTAAGAATCAGGTTTATTGAAACAATTGTAAAAGGTATAATGGGTTATCGTAGTACATCAGAATCTATAGGATATAGACCTGTTAGCACTATTACAATATTAACAGATGGTTCCATTGAACCTTTGGATGTGTTTAGAATTGCAGGTAATGCTTCAACAAACACAGGTTTAAATGTTTCAAGAGATGATATTCAGGACTTATCAAGTCATCCTTTATGGCTAGAAATAAGAAATGCTTCATTAAACTTACATTCAACATGTAAAAATTGTGAATTTCATGATGCATGCGGGGGGGGCATATTTCATCAAGATGGTCTAATCTAA
- a CDS encoding type IV secretory system conjugative DNA transfer family protein → MLSNQERESLTLQQYWYILASVLVALLHYFLLIFTHIAHFIPFEVFEPLKNTYLFLIQKVSWLINPWYIAVIILIGTTFYGLGTRGVKSTSITAGQVRNTLIVGLLLMTFTACSLWFVPSLLKNPVLVISYIIIHFIGQIILAKGATHYSRIFSHNLQNDLFNEDNESFPQEERLLETQNSVNIPTQYQLKGKLRNGWLNIVNPFRGVMVLGIPGSGKTFSVLVPAIEQCIAKGYTAMVYDIKFPDLSKVALQALLQNKGQYHVSPKFYVINFDDVERSHRCNPLLPELMTDIIDAYESAQTIMFNLNRTWIQKQGDFFVDSAINFVTAVIWVLKRIDERQKLEYEQAIGMWNSTNGTAKPLPPPTVCTFPHVIEFANREYDKIFPVLLNYPEIENYARMFADAFRNGAMEQLEGQIASARNGMARLVSPTLYWVMSGNDFTLDINDPEHPKIVCIGNNPQRQGIYGAALSLYNARLITLINKKNKLKSALFIDELPTLYFKGLDQLIATARSNKVATFLGIQDFSQLERDYGTKEAKVIEGIIGNLFAGQVTGPSAEGLSKRFGKTNQMKESITQSKNDTTINRSTQLQEVIPASKISALSQGWMVGSVADDMGAEIKTKMFHAKLLVQPSDKPLPEMPIIYDFEKLKKNIPTEEKTSIEAFKTQLIFNNLEKIKREVDLLLTKEMERLPDHLRQGFQKTTT, encoded by the coding sequence ATGCTTAGCAATCAGGAAAGAGAATCTTTAACCCTTCAGCAATATTGGTATATCCTTGCGTCTGTGTTAGTTGCTTTATTACATTATTTCCTATTGATTTTCACTCATATAGCTCATTTCATTCCTTTTGAGGTATTTGAGCCTCTAAAAAACACCTATCTTTTTCTCATTCAAAAAGTATCCTGGCTGATTAACCCATGGTATATCGCAGTAATAATACTAATAGGAACCACCTTCTATGGACTAGGCACCAGAGGTGTTAAGAGTACGAGCATCACTGCAGGGCAAGTAAGAAATACCTTGATCGTAGGATTACTTCTTATGACTTTCACCGCTTGTTCACTTTGGTTTGTCCCTTCACTGTTAAAAAATCCAGTTTTAGTTATAAGCTATATCATAATACATTTTATTGGGCAAATCATACTAGCCAAAGGTGCTACACATTATAGCCGGATTTTTAGCCATAATCTGCAAAATGATTTGTTCAATGAAGACAATGAAAGTTTCCCTCAGGAAGAGCGGTTATTAGAAACCCAAAACTCGGTAAACATACCCACACAGTACCAGCTGAAAGGAAAACTGCGGAATGGATGGCTCAATATTGTAAATCCATTCAGGGGTGTAATGGTATTGGGTATTCCGGGCTCAGGAAAAACTTTTTCAGTTTTAGTTCCTGCTATTGAGCAATGTATAGCAAAGGGTTATACAGCAATGGTGTATGACATTAAATTTCCGGATTTATCTAAAGTTGCTTTGCAAGCCTTGCTTCAAAACAAAGGGCAGTACCATGTTTCGCCAAAGTTTTATGTTATCAACTTTGATGATGTGGAACGCAGCCACCGGTGTAATCCTTTGCTGCCAGAACTGATGACCGACATCATTGATGCTTATGAATCCGCTCAAACGATTATGTTTAATCTCAACCGTACCTGGATACAGAAACAGGGTGATTTCTTTGTGGATTCAGCAATCAATTTTGTTACGGCTGTGATCTGGGTATTGAAGAGGATTGATGAAAGGCAGAAGCTTGAATATGAGCAAGCCATTGGGATGTGGAATTCAACTAACGGAACTGCCAAACCTCTACCCCCTCCTACTGTTTGCACGTTCCCACATGTGATTGAATTTGCCAACAGAGAATACGATAAAATTTTTCCAGTTCTGCTCAACTATCCTGAAATTGAGAATTATGCCCGTATGTTTGCAGATGCTTTCCGCAATGGGGCTATGGAGCAATTAGAAGGACAGATTGCTTCTGCCCGAAACGGAATGGCTCGCCTGGTCTCCCCTACTCTGTATTGGGTCATGTCAGGCAATGATTTCACATTAGATATCAATGATCCGGAGCATCCTAAAATTGTTTGTATTGGCAATAATCCGCAACGGCAAGGAATTTACGGTGCTGCCTTATCTTTATACAATGCCAGGTTGATTACCCTAATCAATAAGAAAAATAAGCTAAAGAGTGCTTTATTTATTGATGAATTACCTACACTTTATTTTAAAGGCTTAGATCAGCTGATTGCCACAGCCAGATCGAATAAAGTGGCTACTTTTTTAGGAATTCAGGATTTTAGCCAGCTGGAAAGGGATTACGGCACAAAAGAAGCCAAAGTAATTGAGGGGATTATTGGAAACTTGTTTGCAGGTCAGGTGACCGGACCAAGCGCAGAGGGCTTAAGCAAACGCTTTGGTAAAACCAATCAGATGAAAGAATCCATTACTCAAAGTAAGAATGACACTACCATTAACCGAAGCACCCAATTACAGGAAGTAATCCCGGCAAGCAAAATCTCAGCCTTAAGCCAGGGTTGGATGGTTGGATCTGTAGCCGATGATATGGGTGCAGAAATTAAAACAAAAATGTTCCACGCTAAACTTCTGGTACAACCTAGTGATAAACCACTTCCAGAAATGCCTATCATTTATGATTTTGAGAAACTAAAAAAAAATATACCTACTGAAGAAAAGACCTCCATTGAAGCTTTCAAAACGCAACTAATCTTCAATAATCTTGAAAAAATTAAGCGTGAAGTAGATCTGCTACTCACTAAGGAAATGGAGCGATTACCTGACCATTTACGGCAAGGATTTCAAAAAACAACTACTTAG
- a CDS encoding toprim domain-containing protein has protein sequence MYTIDWKEAAHNMDPYKVLNELGFRHNPKKGLLQSARSQTFEREEERITVYPNPGSKAIFINHRTDKKGDVIELLKWQYNNDAREVSKFIHNHFNRMPPASLAGDAKKNSEIKDTKPDDKTIAEIQSKELKEKYGLQNALNQPQYLQSRGLTLGTIFRPEFFKQALNSLGWNAKEEKTVDVNNTVFPMRNDFGITSMIIRNGSFKGFPAGERRDAIWLSNPPLTLNQDVTIGLEEKKIILPKGTEGTLVANPEKPGRYQFYFLDPEKKDKELPYNKVEVWGKALTWLTSALDPLKVNRMVLTESPIDAMSFHQLSPPKSGETRMYVSTGGQPSDKQTAYINELVGRIRPDQVVLANDNEKNGVRFNMNLMGSIGHPAIPAQNLFMARLVEVAPKKEDNTIASSTEQKRNLGEYHLKIFGAKEPKRMEEVATKIMESINQSVPKGQEPPARITASNSAPGTGSEITVAFPKNDLLLAAAQKELAEIINAGAPAEVMKVIKPVNKDFNEDLQAEKLEGKKIKHDLGEVPVYMKTGAKNLLQQLSAYSNNAFDALFGGIPGSLPRMIDPPNEKKAKPEPDSKKESAPEESKKKENNAKDFSATPQTSMHKSTSSTNLTHSHKTNHKGDNSLAEKEAPAHNVSKQLPHKPGIRMKMR, from the coding sequence ATGTATACAATCGATTGGAAAGAAGCGGCCCATAATATGGACCCCTATAAAGTATTGAATGAGTTAGGTTTCCGTCATAATCCTAAAAAAGGACTATTGCAAAGTGCCAGAAGCCAGACATTTGAAAGGGAAGAAGAGAGAATAACGGTATATCCCAATCCTGGCTCTAAAGCTATTTTCATTAACCACCGTACTGATAAAAAAGGCGATGTGATTGAGCTGCTGAAATGGCAATACAACAATGATGCACGGGAAGTTAGTAAGTTTATTCACAATCACTTTAACAGAATGCCACCTGCATCTTTAGCAGGTGATGCAAAGAAGAATAGTGAGATAAAAGATACCAAGCCGGATGACAAAACTATTGCTGAGATACAATCTAAGGAGTTAAAGGAAAAGTATGGGCTTCAAAATGCATTAAACCAACCCCAATATCTTCAATCCCGTGGATTGACCTTAGGCACCATCTTTCGTCCTGAATTCTTTAAACAGGCACTCAACTCTCTCGGCTGGAATGCTAAAGAAGAGAAAACAGTTGACGTAAACAACACGGTTTTCCCAATGCGGAATGACTTTGGCATTACCTCCATGATTATCCGCAATGGTAGTTTTAAAGGATTTCCGGCCGGAGAGCGAAGAGATGCCATCTGGCTTTCAAACCCTCCGCTCACTTTAAACCAGGATGTAACCATAGGGTTAGAAGAAAAGAAGATCATATTGCCTAAAGGAACAGAAGGCACCCTGGTAGCTAACCCCGAAAAGCCCGGACGTTATCAGTTTTACTTTCTGGACCCGGAAAAAAAAGACAAAGAACTTCCATACAATAAAGTGGAAGTGTGGGGAAAAGCACTCACCTGGCTGACATCTGCATTAGACCCATTGAAAGTAAATAGAATGGTGCTAACAGAAAGTCCCATTGATGCCATGTCTTTCCACCAGCTCTCCCCTCCTAAGTCTGGTGAAACCAGGATGTACGTAAGCACCGGTGGCCAGCCTTCTGATAAACAAACAGCTTATATCAATGAACTTGTTGGGCGGATCAGGCCAGACCAGGTGGTACTGGCTAATGACAATGAAAAGAATGGTGTTCGATTTAATATGAATTTGATGGGATCTATAGGGCATCCAGCTATTCCCGCACAAAACCTTTTTATGGCCCGACTGGTGGAAGTAGCACCCAAAAAGGAAGATAATACCATTGCTTCATCAACCGAGCAGAAACGTAACTTGGGAGAATATCACCTTAAAATTTTTGGAGCCAAAGAACCGAAACGAATGGAAGAAGTAGCCACTAAAATTATGGAATCCATTAATCAGTCTGTGCCAAAAGGACAAGAGCCACCGGCACGTATTACTGCCTCTAATAGCGCTCCGGGAACTGGCTCAGAAATTACGGTTGCTTTTCCGAAAAATGATCTTCTCTTGGCAGCGGCTCAGAAGGAACTAGCAGAAATAATTAACGCAGGAGCACCAGCCGAAGTTATGAAAGTAATAAAGCCTGTTAACAAAGATTTCAATGAGGATTTACAAGCGGAAAAACTGGAGGGCAAGAAAATAAAGCATGATCTGGGTGAGGTTCCAGTCTATATGAAAACAGGGGCCAAAAATCTTTTGCAACAGCTTTCGGCTTACTCTAACAATGCCTTTGATGCACTTTTTGGCGGTATCCCCGGAAGTTTGCCCAGAATGATAGATCCACCAAATGAGAAAAAAGCTAAACCAGAACCGGATAGTAAAAAGGAATCTGCGCCAGAAGAATCAAAAAAGAAGGAGAATAATGCTAAGGATTTCTCAGCTACTCCGCAGACAAGTATGCATAAATCAACTAGTAGCACTAACCTAACTCATTCCCACAAGACAAATCATAAAGGGGATAATTCGCTTGCTGAAAAAGAGGCACCTGCACATAATGTATCGAAACAGCTGCCTCATAAACCAGGAATTCGCATGAAAATGCGATAG
- a CDS encoding DUF6876 family protein → MKEPKELNLQYFTGTENYYTHGIGALKILLTDGCKYVAEEAQAYWLFDIVLSYQMHTHIRNEAFQHWELKKQLQEGWMITCDVGDRKILAKQTISYSDFPFIIIGFYMVDSVSVKF, encoded by the coding sequence ATGAAAGAACCTAAAGAACTTAACTTACAGTATTTTACCGGTACTGAGAATTATTATACACATGGGATAGGCGCACTAAAAATATTGCTAACCGATGGCTGCAAATATGTAGCAGAGGAGGCCCAAGCGTACTGGCTTTTTGATATTGTCCTTTCTTATCAGATGCATACTCACATTAGAAATGAAGCTTTTCAACACTGGGAACTTAAGAAACAACTTCAAGAAGGGTGGATGATTACTTGTGATGTTGGGGATAGAAAGATTCTGGCTAAGCAAACAATTTCTTACTCTGATTTTCCATTCATTATTATTGGATTTTACATGGTTGATAGTGTGTCTGTTAAGTTCTGA
- a CDS encoding ParB/RepB/Spo0J family partition protein: protein MKNLTINVSIESILVSKNYRTTFEQEPLEELSASIKMHGVIQALTVRPHPVEKDKYELIAGERRLRASNMAGLKEVPVRVQNLTDEEAEEIRLIENLHRQDVHPLSEATVYLDMLKRLHTPKAIAQKVGKSEKFVSQRLSLTQLNDYWQKLFFDGGINLSATLLIARLGKENQTKLENTFPRKNVEQDGKIIRSYSANSIDDVIRKNFFLNLHSTHFKKEDKDLYPQAGACTDCPKRTGCNKLLFAELDKEDYCLDANCFAEKNKRHLNNQLRKLKEEKIPFHQIATRYTDVPNVLRSWEFEMVENKKEMGLDCEKGIIVEGEYLGKIVPIRLRKSYTKSVDPVEEKAKRKEAIRRNKIEKLTKKLAATAVIDLFANRKGELGKEVYAKVMDYLIADRLGNGQSKEFLSHFINCYSWQVPIDRNDYENRTKQIAANISETPVERKLELFIDLFIQQMASNEYSTQSIKMAELIGVNMEEIKIQAANKIDCKDTSKGQNPINGQLSPKVA, encoded by the coding sequence ATGAAAAATCTAACAATTAATGTAAGCATAGAATCAATTCTAGTCTCAAAAAATTACCGAACCACCTTTGAGCAGGAACCACTTGAGGAACTGTCTGCCTCCATCAAAATGCATGGTGTTATTCAGGCGCTAACTGTCAGGCCTCATCCTGTAGAAAAAGATAAATATGAACTGATTGCAGGGGAAAGAAGGTTAAGAGCTTCCAATATGGCAGGATTAAAAGAAGTACCTGTACGGGTACAAAACCTCACAGATGAAGAAGCAGAAGAAATCCGGCTCATAGAAAATCTGCACAGGCAGGATGTGCACCCGTTAAGTGAAGCAACGGTTTATCTGGATATGCTGAAAAGGTTACACACGCCAAAAGCCATAGCGCAAAAAGTAGGTAAATCTGAAAAGTTTGTCTCCCAGCGTTTAAGTTTAACTCAATTAAATGACTATTGGCAGAAACTCTTTTTTGATGGAGGAATTAACCTTTCTGCTACCCTGCTGATTGCAAGGCTTGGAAAAGAGAATCAGACAAAGCTGGAAAATACATTTCCCAGAAAAAACGTAGAGCAGGATGGGAAAATTATCCGCAGCTATTCGGCAAACTCTATTGATGATGTGATCCGGAAGAATTTCTTTTTGAACCTGCATTCTACTCATTTTAAAAAGGAGGATAAAGATTTGTATCCACAGGCTGGAGCTTGTACTGATTGCCCAAAACGTACAGGCTGCAATAAGTTGCTGTTTGCTGAATTAGATAAAGAGGATTACTGCCTGGATGCGAATTGTTTTGCAGAGAAAAATAAACGGCACCTGAATAACCAACTCCGGAAACTGAAAGAGGAAAAAATTCCATTCCACCAGATTGCTACACGGTATACTGATGTGCCCAACGTACTCAGGAGTTGGGAGTTTGAAATGGTAGAAAATAAAAAAGAAATGGGTTTAGATTGTGAGAAAGGTATCATAGTAGAAGGGGAGTACCTGGGAAAAATTGTACCTATCCGGTTAAGAAAAAGCTATACTAAAAGTGTAGATCCTGTAGAGGAAAAAGCCAAACGCAAAGAAGCCATCCGCAGAAATAAAATCGAAAAACTAACCAAAAAACTGGCTGCCACTGCTGTGATTGATCTTTTTGCAAATAGGAAAGGAGAATTGGGAAAAGAGGTATATGCTAAAGTAATGGATTACCTGATAGCTGACAGGCTTGGGAATGGGCAAAGTAAAGAATTTCTGTCTCATTTTATTAATTGCTATAGCTGGCAGGTACCTATTGACCGGAATGACTACGAAAACAGGACAAAGCAGATAGCGGCTAATATCAGTGAAACCCCGGTAGAACGTAAGTTAGAACTGTTTATTGATTTATTCATTCAGCAAATGGCTAGTAATGAATACAGCACCCAGTCAATAAAAATGGCAGAACTGATAGGAGTTAATATGGAAGAAATAAAAATACAGGCAGCCAATAAGATAGACTGTAAAGATACTTCCAAAGGGCAAAATCCAATTAATGGGCAACTATCACCCAAAGTAGCCTAA